The genomic stretch ACGGACCAATAACTATGCCATCCCTTGCCAGCTTTGCATTGTTGCATCTCACTCCGATCTCCAGGAGCAGTCTCAGATGTGAATCATCAATGGGATCGATGACCCTACCCCCTTCCCAGAATTCCCCCTTTGGATCATAGCCTGTTCCTGTAACTTGAATCTCCCTGCCGGGGAGGTAGATTTCCGTCACAGTCATTTCATTCTTTGTCAGAGTCCCAGTTTTATCCGAACAGATCACCGTCGTGCAACCTAATGTCTCGACGCTCGCTAGTTTTCTCATTATCGCCTTACGTCTGGCCATCCTTTCAACTCCAAGGGCGAGACAGATGGTAACTATGGCAGGCAACCCTTCGGGAATCGCCGCGACCGCCAGTGTGACTCCGGCGAGGAGCATAGGCAGGAGGCTCTCGCCCCGGAGAACGCCCAGAAGCACAATGACAGCGCACAATGCCAGGCAGATGAAGACCAGATGTTTACCAAGCTCACTTAATCGACGCTGGAGCGGGGTCTCCTCACTTCTGATCGACTGAATGAGCCCGGCTATCTTCCCCATCTCCGTAGCCATTCCAGTTGCAACGACTATCCCCTGCCCTCTTCCCCTGGTGACACGGGTACCCATATATACCATGTTTCTACGATCCCCCAGCTGGGAAGATGGTGGCAACATGTCAAGGGCCCGCTTCTTTACGGGGATGGACTCTCCCGTGAGAGTGGATTCCTCCACCTCAAGACTTACTGCTTCTATGATTCGCGCATCAGCCGCGATTCTGTCACCGGCTTCGAAAACTAATATGTCCCCCACCGCGACCTCTCTTGCGGGAACTTGTTGAATACGACCATCGCGTTTTACATGACATGTGGGCGCGGCAAGCTCCTTGAGGGCCTGCATGGTCCTTTCAGCCTTCCGCTCCTGTATGAAACCCAGGATACCATTCAGGAGAACTATGGCGATGATAGTCATGGCATCAGTCAGCTCCCCAAGGTATCCCGAGATCAGCGCACTCGCAATGAGGACCAGGATCATGAAATCAGTAAACTGCATGATGAATTCTTTGATTGCAGAGGTCCGCCTTACCTCTTTTAATGTATTAGGCCCATTATGCGCGATGCGCCTGTGCGCGTCTCTCGTTCCTAGGCCCTTAGAAATGCTTGTCTTTGTGATCTTTTCTATATCAGCGATTCTCATCGAATGCCATGGCTTCTGGGACTGAGCCAAGAGATCACCCCCGCAGAGGTTTTGTCCTGTATGAATCCTATGCCAGCGCAACTTGTGGTATACTTTCCATGAGGTGATTTCCGTGTCTTTTGACGGGGTCATGATGAGAGCAATAAGAAATGAACTAGGCAATTTTATCGTTGGATCTCGCGTAGATCGGGTGGACCAACCTTCGAAATATGAGGTAATGCTCACCCTTCGAAGTCCCCGTGAGAAGCGTTTGCTTTTCATCTCTTCGATAGACGGTCTTGCGAGAATTCATCTTTCTCAGATACCAAAAGAAAGGCCAGCAGAACCTCCGGCATTTTGTATGTTGCTGAGAAAGCATCTAGAGGGCGGCGAAATAATGGATGTAAGTCAGGAAGACACGGATAGGATACTCAGGATCACCATCTCTTCACCCCTGGAAGAGGAACGCAAGCCCACCGTCATTGTGGCGGAGCTCACCGGGAAACACAGCAACATAATTCTCCTCGACAGGAATTCTAGCACGATCCTGGGCGCCATAAAGCCCACCCCGCCACAGGTGGAGACCAGGCGCTTGATACTGCCGGGGGAGCCATACACCTCGCTGCCTGTAGCCAGCAAATTGGATCCCACAACAGCAGACGAAAATGATTTTTGGGACGCGCTGGAGGAAGGCCGGGAGACGGGAATTCGTTCCCCGAAGGAGTTTCTCCTCAGGACATACCAGGGTTTTGGTCCGACGATATGCAGGGAGATCTGCCATAGAGCCTCTATCTCTGCCGACGCCAGATTATCCGGCCTTTGCCGGGAAGATGGCGTAAGGTTGTTTCTTGCCCTGGCCGAGATCATATCCATAGTCAAAGATGCGAATTTCATCCCTACGCTATACACGAATGATGAGACAGGAGAAATCATTGATTTCTCCTGGACAGAATTGAGAATGTTCAGGTCAATGGAGACTATTTCTCGCAAGGACTTCCCAAGCTTTGGAGAACTCCTCGACTATGTCTTTGGGCGGCTGGACGAGGAAAAGGAAATCGAAAACCTGCGGGCGACCCTGGCGAGGGTTGTGCGGGAAAACCTGGCGAGAGTGGAGAAAAAGATCGAGGCACGAGAGGAATCATTGAGGAAATCGGAGAAGGCTGAAGATTATAGGATCGCTGGCGAACTCATTCTTGCTAATCTTCACGCCATACCCGCCGGGGCAGAGGAAGTTACTCTCCCGAACTACTATGACCCACAGGGCGCTCCTGTGACTATAAAACTCGACCCTCGTGTAGCCCCGGCCCGATGTGCCCAGAGCTATTTCAACCAGTATCGGAAAGCCAAGAACGGCATGGAAGTGACTTCTAAACTTCTCGATGAGGCAAAGGAGGAAAGAGACTATTTGGAACAGGTCTCCCTCACCATATCTGAGGCCGATTCCCGAGAAGTGCTGGAGGAGATCAAACAGGAGCTCATTGATTCTGAGTATATACGTCCCAGGCGCCATAGCGGCCATTCAAAAAGTGATAGAATGCGGGCTCCCAGGAATAAGGGGGAAATGGCCGATCCGCTGGAATTTCAGGCGCCAGACGGTACAAGGATACTTGTTGGCCGTAATAATGTCCAGAATGATCGTCTCACCATGAAAATCGCAAGACCAGATGATATCTGGCTCCATGCCCATCAGATACCAGGGGCGCACGTGATCGTCATAGCTGACGATCGAGGCGAGGTTTCAGAAGAAGCGCTCCTCATGGGCGCTCGGCTCGCCGCTAGGTTCAGCAAGGCGAAGATGTCGGAAAAAGTCCCTGTAGACTTTACAAAAAGGCGATTTGTAAAAAAACCAAAATCCGCACGGCCCGGCATGGTCATATATAGAAATGAAAACACGATCCTGGTGGAGCCTCTAGAACAATAACACCCGGAACAACCGATTGCGTCAAGGCCCTACCGCCGCGGCGGCAGCATCCAGGCAAATTCGGAAACGCTTTTGCATAGTGATGATAGAGGGTATCATGGCATGTTTTCATGGGAAGGAGCAGAGGCATACCGCCAGCCGATATGATGAGAATCAGGGCAAAAATGTCTATTCTCTCTTTCGTGGCATTGCTATTCCTACTATCCGCGGCGCCGGCCGATTCATTCGCGAATGCTGTGGAAGCCCTCAGTTACGCACATTTCAGGCCTTGTCCGTTTAGATGCGAAGTGGAAAGAACTCTTGTCCCCAAATCCCCGCCCATGTCAGGAAGTGATGTAGCTGACCTGCAGCTGAGACTCCAGCAATTGGGCATATTCAAGGGCAAAATCGATGGAATCTATGGGGCATCCACAGTATCAGCTGTCAAACTCTTTCAGAGACGAAGTGGCCTTAGGGAGAATGGAATAGTTGATAATGGTATGTGGGCGAGGCTGGCGGCCGGAGTTTTAGCCACTTCTGGCCCGCCTTCACCCAAGCCCGAGGGGAAGATAAGGCTTGTGGTAAATCTCGATAGACTGACCCTCGTGGTCTATGCAGACGACCGTCCATATAAAACTTACCCGATTGCCATTGGGCGCTGGGATACCCCCACCCAGATAGGAGAATTCGTCATAATCGACAAAGGGGTCAACCCCGGGGGGCCGTTTGGATCACGCTGGATCGGACTCAATGTGCCATGGGGAGCATATGGTATCCATGGCACAGACAGGCCGTGGACGATCGGTTATTCGGCAAGCGCGGGGTGTATACGAATGTTCAACCAGGATGTGGAGGAGCTCTTTGAATGGGTGGACATCGGCACTAGGGTGATCATTCAGGGAAGCGAAGGTGAGTATCAATTAGTGACAGAGGTAGAAAGACCTCTCAAGGAGGGAGATACCGGGAAAGATGTCCGGTTCGTCCAGTGGCGGCTTCGGGAAGCAGGCTTTGATCCAGGCCCTCTCGATGGATGGTTCGGGGACGCCATGAAACAGGCTGTGATGAACTTGCAGAAGTTTTATGGCCTCCCTATAACAGGCATCATCGGTAAGGATGAATTGTACGTTCTTTCTATCATCTAGGAGACATATTATTGGGATGAGATCGCTCCCCAACCTATCCCGTGGTGAGGAGCGCTCATTTCCATCACCGCGGACCATTGCGTCGTTCGGCACGGGAGGCAGAATAAAACCTTGAGTCTCAAGAGAATTCTCATCTTAAGGATGAAAGCGCTGATTGTCTTCGCCGCGACCTTGATGGTCGCCCTTTCAGCTCTGGCGCTTTTCTTTTGGAGATCCTATGACCTCATCCCCGAAGGCCGATTCCACCCCTGGGGCCTCTATTACCAGGCCAGAGGACTTCCTGTCCATCCCTTTGTGCCTGTGGACGAGGAACATCCTATAGCCCTAGAAGTCTGGAGCAGTGACCTTCCCATAAGACGTTCTCATGAACTCTCATATGCCGAATCCTTTCAAAAAGTGGCTACCATGTTCCAAAACAAGCATTTCAATGCCAAGATCAAATGCCAGCTCTTTCCTTTCCATGATGATATGGTCGCCCTGGTGAAGGCCAGGCTTGGGGAGAACTCCTGGCCGGATATATGTATCAGCCCATTTGACCCTGAATTGATAGATCCACAAAGGTCTGTGCCACTCACGGCGTTTTTCCCCCGATTCCCGGTTGATGAAGCGATATCATACGACCCACTGGCGCTCGGAGCGGTGACTTTCGACAGGCAAATATGGGCTTGGCCGATGTGGTTTGAAGTTCCCTGTCTCATCGGGAATGTGAAGATGTTAAGGGAGATCGGACTAGATGCCCACAGAATAGTTGAATCAGGCTGGTCCTGGGATGAATTCATAGCCATGGGAATGAAGATGCGGGGAAAGCAAGAAGAAGGTGTTGGAGTAAAGCCACCTCGAATTGTATCCCTGGCCCTCAACAGCCGGGACCCGGACTACGCAAAATGCCTCCTTGCAACGAGATTCCCCGCTGGGCTGGTCATGCCTGACGGCAAGCCTGGGTGGACGATGCAAGGGCTGGAGGAATTGGCGAATTTCCTTGCCTCCTTGCGAGACCAGGGGCGTATATTCGTGCCGCAAGGAAACGCGCCCGACGGGATCATTAGCCTTTTCTGGGAGGGACGCGCCATCACCATTGGGCCTGCATGGTCGGGCTTGATGAGACACGTGAAGGCCAGGTACAAGCAGAAGAAATCAGAAAGCATACAAACGATATTCCTGCCAATTCCGCACTATCCGGGCATCCCATACCAACTCCCCCTGAGGGTCACGGCCGCCATGGTGTATATGAAGAGAACAAGCGACTGGAAGGAAAGGGCCAGACTCGCTGTGGAATTTATTCAAGAACTCTCAAGAAACGAGACCATTTGGGTTGCGGCAAAATTAAATACAGTGCCCGTCAAGTTCTCAGATAGGCCGGGCTGGCAGGAAGCCATCTCCCTATCATACGAAGAAAATGCGCTCCTCGCCGCCAGCACAAGAGCGCCGCGAGCCGAACACTCAGCCTCAGCGCCTGATATTAGCGGCACAAGGACCGCTAGACTTCTCGAGAAGGATATACTCAACCATGTAGTCATTCCT from Bacillota bacterium encodes the following:
- a CDS encoding fibronectin/fibrinogen-binding protein; the protein is MMRAIRNELGNFIVGSRVDRVDQPSKYEVMLTLRSPREKRLLFISSIDGLARIHLSQIPKERPAEPPAFCMLLRKHLEGGEIMDVSQEDTDRILRITISSPLEEERKPTVIVAELTGKHSNIILLDRNSSTILGAIKPTPPQVETRRLILPGEPYTSLPVASKLDPTTADENDFWDALEEGRETGIRSPKEFLLRTYQGFGPTICREICHRASISADARLSGLCREDGVRLFLALAEIISIVKDANFIPTLYTNDETGEIIDFSWTELRMFRSMETISRKDFPSFGELLDYVFGRLDEEKEIENLRATLARVVRENLARVEKKIEAREESLRKSEKAEDYRIAGELILANLHAIPAGAEEVTLPNYYDPQGAPVTIKLDPRVAPARCAQSYFNQYRKAKNGMEVTSKLLDEAKEERDYLEQVSLTISEADSREVLEEIKQELIDSEYIRPRRHSGHSKSDRMRAPRNKGEMADPLEFQAPDGTRILVGRNNVQNDRLTMKIARPDDIWLHAHQIPGAHVIVIADDRGEVSEEALLMGARLAARFSKAKMSEKVPVDFTKRRFVKKPKSARPGMVIYRNENTILVEPLEQ
- a CDS encoding L,D-transpeptidase family protein; translation: MSGSDVADLQLRLQQLGIFKGKIDGIYGASTVSAVKLFQRRSGLRENGIVDNGMWARLAAGVLATSGPPSPKPEGKIRLVVNLDRLTLVVYADDRPYKTYPIAIGRWDTPTQIGEFVIIDKGVNPGGPFGSRWIGLNVPWGAYGIHGTDRPWTIGYSASAGCIRMFNQDVEELFEWVDIGTRVIIQGSEGEYQLVTEVERPLKEGDTGKDVRFVQWRLREAGFDPGPLDGWFGDAMKQAVMNLQKFYGLPITGIIGKDELYVLSII
- a CDS encoding extracellular solute-binding protein, translating into MSLKRILILRMKALIVFAATLMVALSALALFFWRSYDLIPEGRFHPWGLYYQARGLPVHPFVPVDEEHPIALEVWSSDLPIRRSHELSYAESFQKVATMFQNKHFNAKIKCQLFPFHDDMVALVKARLGENSWPDICISPFDPELIDPQRSVPLTAFFPRFPVDEAISYDPLALGAVTFDRQIWAWPMWFEVPCLIGNVKMLREIGLDAHRIVESGWSWDEFIAMGMKMRGKQEEGVGVKPPRIVSLALNSRDPDYAKCLLATRFPAGLVMPDGKPGWTMQGLEELANFLASLRDQGRIFVPQGNAPDGIISLFWEGRAITIGPAWSGLMRHVKARYKQKKSESIQTIFLPIPHYPGIPYQLPLRVTAAMVYMKRTSDWKERARLAVEFIQELSRNETIWVAAKLNTVPVKFSDRPGWQEAISLSYEENALLAASTRAPRAEHSASAPDISGTRTARLLEKDILNHVVIPSLEKFWTGALSAQKLAAIIDEEARKMLESR